In the genome of Bremerella sp. P1, the window CAGGTCAATCACCAAGTCGTCGTTATACGTACGCGGCAAACGATAAGAGAGCTTGCCGACCAATTGCGAATTGAGCTTGCCAACATGAAGCTCGTAATCGGTCTTAACGCGAGCAGTCGATTGGATGGGCAACGTGTGCAGAACAAGCGCCGCCGGCTGCTGGTCGTAGGTGAACGTGGCACGGTAGTTCATGCCATCGGTCCCACGTGACGATTGTTCTCGTAAGACACGCGGTGTATCCCAAGTGACGTGGACATTGCCGGCCGAGGTCAGGCTCAAGCGGCCATCTTGGATATCACATCCCAAGACGTTGAATTGGCCCACGGTAAATCGCCGCTTGCCTCTTTCTCCGGGGACGGGATCGGTCTGTTTCGTGTTGATCGTTACCGAGACAGGGGCTTTGGTTGCTTCGCTGAGTTCGACGAGAAGGCGATTGCCAAACGCCTGACCTTGCCGTTCGAGCGGATGAATCTCGTATACGGCTGAAGGCGTGGCCGGCGGTACGAACTCAGCGTCGTCGGCGATCTCGACAATGAACGAGTCGAATGGAATTGTCGTGCTTTCGACCTGTAGTTTGGCAACCGTGGTGACTGTGTCATCGACGTCGACCGAAACGGCCACTTCCCCTTTCACTTTGAGATGGACCGGCTGTTCTTCCATCGCCTGATCGTCAAAACGCCAGCTCAGCCCAAGGCTTCCTCCGGCGTACTCCAAGTGTTGAAGACTATGGTCGGCCGGCGGTGGTTCGATCGGATCTTTGACGACCATGCTCCCTTTGTGCGAGATGTTGGCGCCTGGTTGAGGCACATCCAACTTGACCACGCACTTGGTATCAACCGGCAGGTTGGTTTCCAGAGAGGTTTCGTCACCTCGCGTGGTGAGTGGAAGCAGGGCCGTCACTCGAAAGGTGATCGTTTCCGCCGGTTGTGGAGAAAGGAGGCCACTCTCCGATTCAGGGACTTCGCACCACAAAGCGTATCCGCCGCTGGACGTACTGCCGTTCGGACGATCAGGTCGAACTGGCATAGCCGGCGAGACTTCCACGCTTGAGCGAATGATGGCGTTTTGTAAGCCAATGGGAATTCGTATCCAGCCAGATGCGTACGGGATGACTTCGTACGTCACATCCAAGACGGCATTGGGGCCCTGGATCTGAATGTCGGCCGTGACTCCCTCTAGCGAATACTTGGGGAGATCCTTGGGATTGCGGTTCAGGTAGACATCTTTGTACCAGGCTCGGAACGATTCAGCAGGGAAATCGAGAACGCGTTCCAGTGGTCCCCCTTCGGCGATCGCACCATCCTTGATGGGTAGATAAATGATCTCGGGTTCGCGTTCTTCGATCTTGGTTCCTGATGAGCCTACCTGGGCGTACAGGAAATTGCTGCTGGCGATCGAAGCGACGACCACCCATGCGAGTAGCGCGATACCGATCCTGCGCGACCAGCAATAAACGCTGAGCCCCGGCAGTGCGGAACCATGTTCTCGGCACGCGGTGTTCATAGAGTCAGGAGAAATCTGTGGTACGAGGAGTCTGATAAGGTGCCCCAAAGATTCATGGGGGATCGCCAAGCACGAGCGAGTTCCGCTGGAGAACGTGTCCTGAACTCGCATGGGAAGATCGATCGTAATAACCGCTGTCTCACGATTCCCACTGCCTGGCGTTGTAATCTAAGTCTATTTAGCCATGACCGTTGTTCCCGAAAGGTTAACGCCAATGGCCTGCGAAAACTGCGAAAAAAAATCCAGTCGCACCAATTATACCACCCGCAACTATCAGGAGAGCCGCCCGATGGGAGGAAGACGCCCTAAACTCTACGAAGTGGCAATTTGGGCTTGAAGATCTGCCTGTAATTGGGGGGTAGCGGTCGCGACGATCTTGGGCTTGTTAATATCGAATGGTTGATTGCCAAATCCCTGCACAACGCCGCCGGCCTCTTCGACCAGGATCGCTCCGGCAGCCACGTCCCAAGGCTTGTTAAACGCCGCCCAATAGGCATCCATATGTCCGGCGGCCACATAGGCCAGGTTCAGAGCTGCCGAACCCAGGCGGCGAATTCCCTGCGATTTCACCAGGACATTGATGAAGTCTTCGATGACCTGGGATTCTCGACTAACGGTGGTGGGAAAGCTGAACGCGATCAACGCTTCATCGAGTGATTCGGCTCCGCTGACCTCGATTTTCTCGTTATTCAGGTAGGCCCCCTGCCCTTTTTCGGCCTTGAAACAACGATCGAAGACGGGATCGTAAACCACGCCTGCTATTACCTTTCCGGCTTCGGTAAGGCCAATCGAGACCGCATAATTGGGCAGCCCATGGACGTAGTTCATCGTGCCGTCCAATGGGTCGACAATCCAGCAGAATGGACTGCCTGTCTCGCGCGACAACCCGGATGGCCCCTCTTCGCCCAGGAACTCGAATTCTGGGAAGTCGGCCGTAAGAATCTCTTCAATCACCTTCTGGGCTGCGTCGTCAGCATCAGTGACAAAGTCAGACCGCCCTTTTTCCCGAACATTGAACTTGCCTCGCCATTGCTTCAGCACGTCACCTGCAGCTCTGGCTGCTGTTTCGCAACTCGTTAAATAGGAAGACATTACGTTCCTTTTTGGGGGCTGAGTGAGTTGTTTGAAAATCGGAGGTGTGGGGTGCGTTTTAACACGTATTTTGGGACTTGGGTACTTGCCTTTACCAGGGGTACTTCGCGTAAAATACGTAAGGTTGATGCGGGGTACAGGTTTCGCAAGAATCTTTGCAAATTATTGTGGACACCTTCCCGATTTTTGGTATCATCAACTACATCATCCCCGGGACAGCGGTTAAATACCGCCCATACCCGCTTTGCGAAGGAAAATTTCGCAGGGCAAAACTTCGGCCTCTTCTCTGTTCCGGCCCCGTCGACTTGCTTTAGTGAGCGACGGGGTTTTTTATTTCTTGCCGGTGGTCTTCCGACTAACGCCCGCATCGAACAAAATCGAGCCCATGAGCAACTCGATTTGGATATCTGACTACGACATCGTTCACCGCTGCAAAACGGATAACTTCCAGCTTTCCGTGGCGGCTTTCCCCGGCAAGATGAACGCCAAGTTCCTCTCGCAGCCCAAAAACTGGCAGGTTGCCGAGTGGAATCTGGAAGGTATCGGCAATCGCGAAGAGTTCTACATTCGTGGAAACGATCTCGTCGAAAGGTACACCTCGGACGAAGACAAGCTTTCCACCGAGATCTATTCCCGGGTTTTGCCCGATCTGGATGGTGTCGAACTGATTCTCTCGCGTCAGACATCAACGCTCGATTCGGATGCCGAGATGGCACTCAAGTTTCGTTTCGATGACGCGAACTCGGTCATCACGATGAACGCGACAGGCCAATGGAATGCGCCGGGGTTAGGCCATGAGAACCGCGCCGAGTTGAGTGATCCTATGATCGTCGCGATTGGGTGCCTCGATGCGATTCAATATGCTGTATTTGCTTATCCCGGCGATTGCGCTTCGATTCTGGCCCAGCGCACCAACGAAGAAACCGTCGAGGTCACGATTCCTCTCTTCTCGCTTCACCTGGAAAAGGGCGTGATTCGACGATCGCGGATTCAATTCGTTCGGGCGGAAGGCAAAGACGCCATGGAGCAGTTGGCGGCCAAGTACCAGGCATTCTGTGAATCAGAAATCCCGCTGACGACCTGATGCTGTGAATGAGGCCTCCGAAAACCCGTTCGCATCTCCGGCCACAGTATCGGCGAAGGAGCATCGTGAATTTCACGTCAGTGATCGGGAAGTCGCCTCGCGGGAGCAATACCAGGCAGTATTCGCGGGCGCTCTCGTCTTGGTTTTCGCAGGCATGTGGATCAATCTGTTCATTCAGACTGGTTTCTTTGCGAGTGATGTTCTCATTGGTCATGGCGTACTGGCCTTTATGACCTTTAGCTGCGTGGCAACTGTTGTCAATCATTCCGTACGAGCACGTCGAGCCTGGGAGAGATTCCCACTTCAGCTAAATGATGAAGGTGTCCGCGCGAAGTTTGAAGACGGTGGGAAGTGGACAGGGCTTTACTTCGCTTGGAATGAAATTACTAAAGTCACCTTCGCGCCGCGGAATCGAATGGTGGTGACCGAGGTGAATGGAAAAGAGTTTGTGGCGGACCTTAGCTTGATGGGATCGCGAAAGTGGCACCCATTGAAGGAGACGCTGCGATTTTATTCGGACGCGATGGCCACTACGGATGAGTGAAAGCCAATCCAATCCGTTCGCGTCTCCCACTCAGAAGAGCCTCGATTCACAGAGCACGTTTCCTCTTCGCTTTAGTCTGCCGATCACCCTGGCAATCGCTGGTGTTTTCTCGATCTTAGTGGGAGCTTGGCTTGCTCTTGTTGCCTTCATGTCCGGAGACAATATTCCGTCGGCGTTCTGGTATGTCGTGGTGGGGTTCACGCTTCTCGGCATCTTTGTTCTGAAAGGGGCGGTAGACTCTTGGTACAACGGCCGATTGCAACTGGTAGATCACCGACTCTGTGGCAGATTCCGGCGTGATCGATACAAAATTTACGACGAGATTGATCTGAGAGAGGTCGAGTCATTTGAATTCGGAGGGTTGCCTCAACTGATCAATTCGCCTGCGACACTTAGGCTGGTAACTAAGGACGGCGAAACTTACGAGTTCTACTGCAAGTGGTTTCAAGGAAGCGACTATCAGCAACTGAATGAAGTTCTGTCGAGCTATTGTCCAGGCGAAGAGAACCCCTAGAACACTTGGACCAAACCGACTGACTGGACACCGCGCATAAAAAACGCCCCTGGGCTCGGTGGAGCCCAAGAGCGCGGTCAACTCAATCTTATTTAGAAACGGAAGTTTAGGTGTTGGTCGCCTAAACGGCGACCGCCTCCAATTCTTCCATCTCCTTTGCCAGCCGCTTACGAGCGACGTGCAGACGACGCTTGATCGTTCCGATCGGAGCTTCGAATTCATCGCTCATTTCACGCAGCGACTGTCCTTCGACGTAGAAGGCCTGGAGCGTATCCCGGTCCATTGCGCCGAGGCGGCTGATGCCGACTGCCAGGTTATCCCGACGTTCGACTTCCAAAATCGCGTGCAGCGGCGTTTCGTTTTCTACGCAGACCGAAGCCAAGGCTTCCGGTTCGGTAGCGAAATCGTGCGGCCGACGAACTGCCCGGTTGATAGCCATCCGGGCCGCGATCGAACGCAACCAGCCTGGGAAGGCAGCCGGCTCACGCAACTGGTCCAGCTTCTGCATCGCCTGGATGAACACGTCCTGAGCCAGTTCCTGGGCTTCCCAGTAGTGACGCAGACGCTTCAAAGCGATGGCGAAGACGACCGGCTGGAAGATTTCCACCAGCTGACCGAATGCATCCCGATCACCGTTCTGAGCTGCAAGGACCAAATCGACGATCCGATCCCGTTCATCGTTGTACAAGTTTCCGTTCATCATAGTTTCCAGACGTATATATTCAGGGCAGTTCTGGCGAAATAAGTGCATGCGGCGGCAAACGACGGCTATGCACACGGCACAAAGGAACCCGGCGGCGAGATGGCCTGAAAACGGATGGCATGAAGCGCATCACAGCAGGACAACTCGAGCTCTCGGGGGCCTAGCGTCTCAGAAGCTTCGCGAATTGTGCGGGACCAACCCTTGCGAAATTGCTTGGGTTTTCCGGTCCTTTAGCTTCTGGGTATCAGGCCCAGCGATCCCTCATTTCGGAATCGCATCGAGAGCGACATTGACGGGCTACTGCCTAGTAGTAGGCTGCCGCCAAGACATCGCAGAGCATCACACGGCAAATCGTGTTCGGACGGTTTCGGGGGGCTTTGCTTGCCCCACGTTTTTGGTCCGTACTGTTGCCATGTATGGCCATAGAGGCGCAGACAGGTGGCGGATGCATTGCGAATAACATCAACGGCGACCACGAAAACGCGGGCGACGGCGGCGGCAAAATTGGCGCGAATGTTGATGATGTTGGAACGCATTGTTTCATCCTCCTACGCGTCTACGCGCAGTGAGAGAACTATGAAGTGGAAGTTTGAAATCCTGGCACCTTCCAAGTGCGAGGATCATGAATCTTAAATCGCCGAAAAGGACTCGGCAACAACAAAGATTCTCCCAGCGTGCGGCGAAATTGCCGTCAGCGGGGATACCCGATAGATGCCAGGTGCCTAAAAAAGGTTCGCAGGCGGGGAGAAAAAATGTCCAGAACCTGGCCGAACCGGTCAAGAAATGACCATGCGGATGCCCACAAGTGATGCCTGTCAAGGAGTTTACGTCCGAATGGAGTTTCTCGGGAAACTTCTTGTCTTTCACGGTGAACCCATGAAAAAGCTCACGATGATAGCATCGCGAGCTTTTTCTGTTCGGATTGGGCCGCGGCTTAGTTTCCGACGTTGAAAATCGTCTCGACATTGCCTCGCAGCAGTTGCGTTCCCAGCTCGACTGCCGCTTCCTCCGACCAACTACGGTCGATGACAAAGTTCTCGGCCAGGACTTTCGCCAGGATTCGCTTGTACATAGCGAACTTCGGCAAGGCGAATTCCATTTTGTACATGTCGCTGTAGTAGCCGATCTGCTTGGTGCGTGGAATCGCTTCCAAGCGGGACGCACAATCCTGCTGGATGAAGGTTGGTGTGTTGCTATACCACCAGTGACCATTGGCAACGACATTCGGGAAGATCCACGAGTAGCTGACCAGTTCCTGGTTGGTCACACTGGCAAGCACCGAGATCGGGAAGGTAACGTCGGGAAATGCGTTAAGCAACTCCTTGTACTGAATCAAGGAAACCCGGCTGTCGTAGAGATCCTGGCCTTGGAAAACGCCTTCGGGGAAGACCTTGCGATTGACGCCAATCATCAGATCGAACGGCAGTTTGCGCTCTTGGCAGTTTTCAGCCAGCGTCCAGAAGATGAAGTTGCTGACGGCTCGTTGATCGTCTTCGTCAGCATTAGGGCCTTGGGTGAATACATTGGACAAGGCCGTGTTTGCCCGAGCGTCCGATACCTTCAAAGGGGCGAAGGTCGGTGGCAGCGAGATCGCACAGGCTTTGGCGTTGTTGCTGACGAAGTGGTCGAACAGCTTCCCTATCGCCTGGCGTGCCGAGGCTACGTCGGTGACGTCGACGTCTGTAGCTTCGTAAAGCCGTACCTTGGTGCGAGGATTGGTGAGATGAAACACCAAGTCATCGGTTCGCAGACATGGGATGTACTTGGAGGTGTCGAAACCTTCCAGCGGATCGTCAAAGTCGTTGGTCAGGAAGACACTTTCCAGGCGGCTCTTGCTGAAGACAGTATCGGTCCAGCTATCCGCCGACATCTTCTCTTCGGCCGAATCGTAGAACGATTCCCAGTTGTTGGTATCGATCGTGTCTCCCTCGAAGTCCAACAGCTTCTGGGCCATTTCGATGAACCAGCTGTATTGGATCGTGTTGGAAATCGGGCCGAGATTCTCGATCAGGCGGCCCACCTTTTCCTTAGGTGAGATCCCCTCCTCTTCGATCCGATCTTTGGGCATACCGGCTGAGTGAGCCAGCTCGGTGTAGTAGTGGTACCCGAGGATGTCGGCGAGCGTATGCGACGACGGATCAAGTGCGTTGATGTGCGTATGGGGGTCAATCAGAACGAGTTGGTCGAGCTGCTGGAAGAGGCGATTTCGGAGTTCGATCGACATGGTGGGGGTGCACTATAGGAAAGGGTATCAGCAATTTTGAGTGTCTAATCCATCTGGTATAGCAGATCCGGATTGAAAATTCATCGGTGGGAACCGGATTGGGATTCGATTCTCACCTAGAAAGTCACTAAACTTCCCCTTAAGTAGCAAAGTGTCCCCCTGCAATGTGGGTTTGAATCGTATGACAACTGGCCAGAATTCCACGAATCCATTCGCTTCCCCACCGTCGATTGGCGAGACCGTGAAGGTCGTTGCTGGGAATTACGAGATCCAGGGAGAGCGGATTCTGGGGACGGACAAAATCATCCTTCCGCATGCGTGCGTGAAGTGTGGTGATGTACTATCGGAGCAGGACAGTTCCAGCCGTCGCAAAAAGGATCTGTATTGGGTGCATCCGGCGATCTTCGTGTTGGTGATCCAGCTATTGATCTTTCTGATTGTTTATCTCGCCACGCGCAAGAAGTGTCGCGTCGAGTATTCTCTCTGTCGAGAGTGCAATGCCAAGCAGCGAATCAACATCGTCTATTGCGTGGCATCATTGGCCGTCTTTATCGGAATGGTGGCGCTCATGATCAGCCTTGAGAACGGCTGGTTCTCTCTCGGCGTCATCATAGCTTTTGTGGCGATGCTCACGTTTGCCATTCGCGCAAACGGCCCACTCGTAGTGAAAGCCTACAAGAAAGGCGAATTCCAATTGCGTGGCGCCAGCCCCGAATTTCTTCAGTTCGCTGAGGGGTACACCGACGCCGATGTGGTTCCGGCAGTCGTCTTAGCAGAAGACGGCCGCCTTGCTTAGATGTTCAAGCGATTAAAGCTTCGTCGCTTCTTTGAACGGCAGTCCCCGACCGCCACGGTGCACGTACACCTGGTAAAGCTGTGCGAGAAAGAGGGACCACATGATCATGACGGCGCCAGCTGCAGGGATATATCCAACGCAGAGCGCTAAACAGCCGACCAGCATAAAGAAGATGGCAAAGATGTAGAGCAAGATGCCGCCTAGCAACTGCTCGACCCACATCTTCTTGATGAAGTCCATGATCCAGTTGAAGTCGAACGCCCCCACGAAATCGTTGAGCATGCCAGCGCGAATCACCAAGGGGCACGTGATGAAAAACGTAATCAGGTTGATTGCGAAAATCGATCCAAAGTAGATCACGAAACCGATCGCAATGAGTGCTTCGTTGTCAGAAGCTTGCATCGCGCCCATGATTCCCCCGGCGAGCATGGTCAACGGCATCAGGCAGAGTGAAGTGACGAACGTCACCAGGAACATCCAAAAACCGCGTGTCAGGTACTCGCCAAAGCGATTGAAGTCGAAGTCCGGGTAGGATTTCATCCGCCCATAGGCTCGAGCACCGATGATTTCCGCGACATATCCCAGGGCAACCATGCCGCCGATAATCGGGATGATGATCGCGATACCTGCCAGCAAGATGTTGACGAACCAGTTGGGGTTATTGAAGACATCTCCGACCGTTTCCATGTAGTCGACAGAGGAACGTGGAACGACGGTCTCGCTTCCTTCCGCTGGCTGAGGCTCGTAGTTGGTGCCCTCGGGCGAAGCGAACGGGTTGTCTCCAGACGTCGACATCAGGCTTTCCTCCGGTTGCGAATCTTGTGAGAAAGGAGCCAATCGTAAATATCGCGATTGGCATAGGTGACCGACCAACTGTCGTGCTGCACATTGTCATAAATGGTCAGCCGCGCGTCACCACCAATCTTGGAAACCTCGTCAACAATTTCTTCGCTTCGAATAAGCGGAACGATGTCGTCGTCGCGGCCATGAAATGCCCACGTCGGCATCCCTTTCAGATCGGCAGCAATCGCCAGGTCGGCGCCTCCGCATATCGGGATAATCGCCGCGAATAGATCGGGATATGAGGCCGCGGCTGCCCACGTTCCATAGCCACCCATGCTCATGCCGGTGAGGTAAGTCCGTTCGAGATCGACGGAGTATTCGCTTTGAATATGCTCGGTAAGCTGCGCCACTCCGTTGATGTTCTCCTTCATCGCCCACCACTGGTCCATGGGGCACTGGGGGGAAATGACCACAAACGGAAAATCTTCGCCTTGGTCGATCAACTTCGGAGGACCATGCTTCTTGACCAGTTCCAGATCCGTTCCCCGCTCCCCTGCCCCGTGTAAAAAGATGAGCAGCGGAAGCTTGGTTTCTGCTTGAAACTCGCGAGGCTGATAACACAGAAAAGGAAAGCTTCGCTTTTTGCCTTGGCTATCAAACCAAACGAATTCGTGCGTCTCCTGACGCTTGGAAACGGTTTGCATGAACGATCCTTAGACCTGTTTGCTGTGAGTGAGTTGCTGCCGGAGCCAATGAATCTCTTGAGCGATTCCTTCGGCCAACTCGTTATGTTGCAGTTCCTGCGGGAGCACACCCCAAGCGTAGGTTTCGACCTCGAAGTGGCGAATCTCAGGATGATTCCTGATTTCGGAAAGGAAGTCATGGATGTGCGACTGAGTTGTTCGGAGTAAACCAAACTGATCGAGATAGATGGGCATGTGGAAGTGAATCCGCCATGTTTCATCTTCGGGAACCTTTTGCGAAGCTTCCTGCAATGCGAACGGCAGGTCGTCGAAGTAACGCATTGTCCCGTCGGCAGCTCGCGAGGTCGTTTGATGCAGGTAGCGATCCTCGGCAAACTCGGCGACTTCGGCCAGTACGTTGTGGCGTTCGTCTTCACTCAGTTCGGAAAAACGAATCTCGATGGCGGATGAGATCTGAACCTTCCCAATCAGGATGCCAGCCTGAGCGTACTTTTCGAGTACGCTCAGTTGGTCCTCGAACATGACCGCCGCATGGCAAACATCGTGACACACGCGTAGATAACGGCGAATCAGTTCGGCATCGCCTGCTGGGAATAGACGCTGCTGGAAGAAATCGATCACATCTTCTGTCGTGTCGAGAAGACAGCCAGGCTCGGGCTCGATGCAGATGTAGATAAGCCGACCGGTCGATTGCTCCAACTCGTGCAGGTGCCGCACAAGCTCCAGCATGTTCTGTACGGTCATTGACCACTGCTGGTCGCTGGGCTCAGGCGTACCCCAAGCGATCGGCATCGTCGAGATACTTCCTTCTTCTCCCGGGGCAAGCAGACGGTCGAGGATGGTTACCAGATTCTTGGTATAGGCCAAACGCTCTGGCTCCCACCACGTTGGCAGGTAAACGTCATGCTTCACGATCGATTTGTGAAAGTCGCCAAAGGGGAAGCCATTGAACGTGTACGGTATCCACTGATTGTCATGCAGCAATTGGGCGAATTCGTCCAATTTGCCTGGCTCGACCAGCGACTGGGCGGTCGAGTTCGAGAGCCACAGTCCGACCCCCAGAGGCTGATCGCGACCAAGGATTTGCTGGACGCGCGAAGCGTGGGTAATCAGGTTCTGTTGCGTCTGCTCGAGGTTTGCCCCGGCATGGACGTTGGTGCAGTAACCGGTCCAGGATTGGATGGCCATGTTCGTTCCTTGGAGAGGGAGAGGTGTTCCCTCAAGTTTATCAGGTGTGGCGGTTGCGTTCAGCGGGGAGCAGAACTAGCGGCAAGACAGCCGAAAGTCGAGCCAGGGTTGCCACGAAGAAGTAGGTGTCGTACGCCGAGGGATCGTTACGGTACTGGGTCGAGACGAAAAAGTCCGCAACGCTCTGACCTGCGAGTGCAGTGAGGCCATAAACCAGTCCGGTCCAGGCAAAATAGAGGGCCAGCGGCGGTGCCGCACTTCGATCGTGACGGCCATCGACAATCGCGATGGGAAGGGCCACGTTGATCAACGCATATGCAATCCAAATCAGATTGCCTGCGATGTATCCCACCGTACCAAAACTAAACAGCAGCGGGCCAAAGGCAATTAGAACTTGCCCACAGATCATAACCGACCGCCAGCCAAATCGGTCGATGGTGACCCCGACCGGGCGACTAATGAGCGATTGCCCAAGTCGCATCGATGCGGCCATAGTCAGTGGAAGGAAGAGCGACAAATCGAGGGCACGGTAAGGGTAGATATAGAGCAAGGTCGAGAAGAGTCCGTTAGCTGCCGAAAACCAGGTTCCATAAAGAAGGAACCAGCGAGCACGCGAGCCGCTCCAATGTTTCCAGTCATCGATAAGCGAGTGGCCAGGCGGCGCGGTCGTTTCTGGTTCGGGAATGCGCCGGAGCGGCAAGACGGAGAGGCCGATCGCCATTGCCCCATAGATGGCAAGCAGTGGATAGGCGATCCAGCGGAGATCCATCTCAAACGCATTGCGGAGCACAGCGCCCAGCAGGCCCGCGAAGAGGAAGCCGGCCAGGTTGCCGGCCGTTAACCATCGTTCACGAAGACCGAAAAAGCGACCGCGGATCTCGGGCGATACCAACTGCATTAGCCAAGCGATAAAGACTACGTAGCCGCAGTACTCGGCCAAGTGGTACATGCACCAGCAGAAGACGATTGCCAGGATGGCGACCGTCGTTGATGGCCAGAGCTCTCGGACGGAACAAAGCGGCAAAAGCAGTAGGAAGACCGTCGATACAAGGAATGCCCAGGTGCTCGTTGTACGGTAACTTCCGCCAAGCTTCAAAAGGTTGGGGGCGAACCAACGCAGAACGCCGACCAGCTTCGGAGCTGCGATAATCCACGAGACGGCCGCTGACTGGGCACCCAGGCTTTGGGCGAAGTAGGAGACGAGCGTGGTCGAGACGAGCCCATTACCCAGGGCCCAAATCCCAGCGTTCTCATTCGCCCCGCGCGAAGTGCGTTCAAGTTCCGCGGAAGATGGATTCACGTCGCGACTCTCCGCGGATCAGGCAAGCAGGTTAACGAACGCCGGTGCCCTGCATGTGATAGATTGCCAGATGCTTCCCGCTGTCGTCCTTGTATTCTTTGATGGTGAAGACCCCTTCGACTACCACCGGCCGAACGGTGAAGTCGACGCCGCGTCCGTCCATCTCAATCAGAATGCAGTCATAGAGAGCC includes:
- a CDS encoding inositol monophosphatase family protein produces the protein MSSYLTSCETAARAAGDVLKQWRGKFNVREKGRSDFVTDADDAAQKVIEEILTADFPEFEFLGEEGPSGLSRETGSPFCWIVDPLDGTMNYVHGLPNYAVSIGLTEAGKVIAGVVYDPVFDRCFKAEKGQGAYLNNEKIEVSGAESLDEALIAFSFPTTVSRESQVIEDFINVLVKSQGIRRLGSAALNLAYVAAGHMDAYWAAFNKPWDVAAGAILVEEAGGVVQGFGNQPFDINKPKIVATATPQLQADLQAQIATS
- a CDS encoding RNA polymerase sigma factor, translated to MMNGNLYNDERDRIVDLVLAAQNGDRDAFGQLVEIFQPVVFAIALKRLRHYWEAQELAQDVFIQAMQKLDQLREPAAFPGWLRSIAARMAINRAVRRPHDFATEPEALASVCVENETPLHAILEVERRDNLAVGISRLGAMDRDTLQAFYVEGQSLREMSDEFEAPIGTIKRRLHVARKRLAKEMEELEAVAV
- a CDS encoding amidohydrolase; its protein translation is MSIELRNRLFQQLDQLVLIDPHTHINALDPSSHTLADILGYHYYTELAHSAGMPKDRIEEEGISPKEKVGRLIENLGPISNTIQYSWFIEMAQKLLDFEGDTIDTNNWESFYDSAEEKMSADSWTDTVFSKSRLESVFLTNDFDDPLEGFDTSKYIPCLRTDDLVFHLTNPRTKVRLYEATDVDVTDVASARQAIGKLFDHFVSNNAKACAISLPPTFAPLKVSDARANTALSNVFTQGPNADEDDQRAVSNFIFWTLAENCQERKLPFDLMIGVNRKVFPEGVFQGQDLYDSRVSLIQYKELLNAFPDVTFPISVLASVTNQELVSYSWIFPNVVANGHWWYSNTPTFIQQDCASRLEAIPRTKQIGYYSDMYKMEFALPKFAMYKRILAKVLAENFVIDRSWSEEAAVELGTQLLRGNVETIFNVGN
- a CDS encoding DUF4013 domain-containing protein, whose translation is MSTSGDNPFASPEGTNYEPQPAEGSETVVPRSSVDYMETVGDVFNNPNWFVNILLAGIAIIIPIIGGMVALGYVAEIIGARAYGRMKSYPDFDFNRFGEYLTRGFWMFLVTFVTSLCLMPLTMLAGGIMGAMQASDNEALIAIGFVIYFGSIFAINLITFFITCPLVIRAGMLNDFVGAFDFNWIMDFIKKMWVEQLLGGILLYIFAIFFMLVGCLALCVGYIPAAGAVMIMWSLFLAQLYQVYVHRGGRGLPFKEATKL
- a CDS encoding prolyl oligopeptidase family serine peptidase, whose amino-acid sequence is MQTVSKRQETHEFVWFDSQGKKRSFPFLCYQPREFQAETKLPLLIFLHGAGERGTDLELVKKHGPPKLIDQGEDFPFVVISPQCPMDQWWAMKENINGVAQLTEHIQSEYSVDLERTYLTGMSMGGYGTWAAAASYPDLFAAIIPICGGADLAIAADLKGMPTWAFHGRDDDIVPLIRSEEIVDEVSKIGGDARLTIYDNVQHDSWSVTYANRDIYDWLLSHKIRNRRKA
- the eboE gene encoding metabolite traffic protein EboE; its protein translation is MAIQSWTGYCTNVHAGANLEQTQQNLITHASRVQQILGRDQPLGVGLWLSNSTAQSLVEPGKLDEFAQLLHDNQWIPYTFNGFPFGDFHKSIVKHDVYLPTWWEPERLAYTKNLVTILDRLLAPGEEGSISTMPIAWGTPEPSDQQWSMTVQNMLELVRHLHELEQSTGRLIYICIEPEPGCLLDTTEDVIDFFQQRLFPAGDAELIRRYLRVCHDVCHAAVMFEDQLSVLEKYAQAGILIGKVQISSAIEIRFSELSEDERHNVLAEVAEFAEDRYLHQTTSRAADGTMRYFDDLPFALQEASQKVPEDETWRIHFHMPIYLDQFGLLRTTQSHIHDFLSEIRNHPEIRHFEVETYAWGVLPQELQHNELAEGIAQEIHWLRQQLTHSKQV
- a CDS encoding MFS transporter, with the translated sequence MNPSSAELERTSRGANENAGIWALGNGLVSTTLVSYFAQSLGAQSAAVSWIIAAPKLVGVLRWFAPNLLKLGGSYRTTSTWAFLVSTVFLLLLPLCSVRELWPSTTVAILAIVFCWCMYHLAEYCGYVVFIAWLMQLVSPEIRGRFFGLRERWLTAGNLAGFLFAGLLGAVLRNAFEMDLRWIAYPLLAIYGAMAIGLSVLPLRRIPEPETTAPPGHSLIDDWKHWSGSRARWFLLYGTWFSAANGLFSTLLYIYPYRALDLSLFLPLTMAASMRLGQSLISRPVGVTIDRFGWRSVMICGQVLIAFGPLLFSFGTVGYIAGNLIWIAYALINVALPIAIVDGRHDRSAAPPLALYFAWTGLVYGLTALAGQSVADFFVSTQYRNDPSAYDTYFFVATLARLSAVLPLVLLPAERNRHT